Genomic window (Deltaproteobacteria bacterium):
GGATCCGGCTCTCTATCTTTATGTGATGCATAAAGGGGTGATTGGTGAACTGGCCGCCCAGATGGGAATCCGCTGTGTCTTTGAGCTTTACGCCGATCTGGGCTACGACGCCCAGGGCGGCCTGGTGATTACCAGGGTTCATGAGGCCCATGATTCCAAGGAGACCGCGGCCCGGGTGGTCCGCATGGTCAGAGAGGGCCGGGTTAAAGCCTTAGATGGTTCGGATATCTCCATCTTCGGAACGTCGGTCTGTGTTCACAGCGATACGCCCGGGGCCGTTGAGATTGTTCAGGCGGTGCGCAAGGCCCTGGAAGAGGCCGGTTGTGAATTGGCCTCGCCGGCTCTTTGAAAAAGGTACAAGGCGTAAGGCGCAGGGTACAAGGTTGAGGAAAAGAAAGTTCGGAGTTTAGAGTTCGGAGAAAAGGACGTAGGGTACAAGGTGCAAGGTTCAGGGTACAAGGTTAGGGAAAATACATCTTCATCTTTTGTGGGCTTCATTAAGCACAAGGTGAAGGTTACCCTTGCACCTATTTTTTAAGTTCCGAAAGGAGAGGAGGTTTTGTCTTGGTAACGAATTGGAACAATGAATCATTGATGACCGAGCGATCAGTGCAGGTCCCTCAGGGTCCTTTTAACGTCACTCCCTATTTTACCGCCCGGGCCAAAGGGGCGGAGATATGGGATGTGGAGGGGAAACGATATGTTGATTTTGCCGGGGGAATCGGGGTCGTTAATGTGGGACACTGCAACGAAAAAGTTGTGGCCGCCATTAAAGACCAGGCCGACAAGTTTATCCATACCTGTTTTCACATCGTCATGTATGAGCCCTATGTGGAACTGGCCGGGAGGTTGAATCAGATGACCCCGGGGACCTTTCCTAAAAAAACTCTTTTTGTCAACAGCGGGGCTGAGGCCGTAGAAAATGCCGTCAAGGTGGCCCGCTATGCCTCCAAAAGACAGGCGGTCATTGTCTTTGAAGGGGCCTTCCACGGCCGGACCCTGCTGGCCATGACCTTGACCAGTAAGGTGAAACCTTATAAATTCGGATATGGTCCCTTTGCTCCGGAGGTTTACCGGATGCCCTATGCCTATTGTTATCGCTGTGCCTTTGGATTGACCTACCCCGGATGCGGGTTGCACTGCGCCCATTATCTCGAGGATTTTTTTATCGATCATGTGGCGGCAGAGGAAACGGCGGCTGTGGTGGTCGAACCGGTCCTGGGAGAGGGAGGCTTTGTGGTCCCCCCCCTGGAATATTTCGGAATTATTCATCAGATCTGCAGGAAATACGGGATTGCCCTGGTGGCCGATGAAGTTCAGACCGGCATTTGCCGGACCGGAAAGCTCTTCGCCATGGAGCACTATGGTGTGGAACCGGACATCGTCATCATGGCCAAGTCCCTGGCCGGGGGACTGCCCCTGGCGGCTGTGACCGGCAGGGCGGAGATGATGGAGGCTTCCCATGTGGGGGGTCTGGGAGGGACTTATGGAGGCAATCCCATTTCCTGCCGGGCCGCCCTGGCGGTTCTGGATTTTATCACTGAAACGGATTTGACTTCCCGGGCCGCCCGGATCGGAGAGATCCTGCGGAGCCGTTTTTTGGATTTGCAGGAGAAGTTTCCTCTTATCGGCGATGTGCGCGGCCTTGGGGCCATGATGGGCATAGAGCTGGTCAAAGATCGGAAAACCAAAGAACCGGCTCCGGAGGCCGCTAAAAACCTGATTAAGTACTGTTATGAACATGGGCTGATCTTATTGACCTGCGGGAAGTTCGGCAATGTCATTCGGACTCTCATGCCCCTGGTCATTACCGATGATCAATTGGAAGAAGGCTTAAACATCATTGAGGCAGGCCTGGCCGCCGTCAGCCAGGTCTGAGAGTAATGGGAGGAGACTAATGGGAGAAG
Coding sequences:
- the gabT gene encoding 4-aminobutyrate--2-oxoglutarate transaminase; the encoded protein is MTERSVQVPQGPFNVTPYFTARAKGAEIWDVEGKRYVDFAGGIGVVNVGHCNEKVVAAIKDQADKFIHTCFHIVMYEPYVELAGRLNQMTPGTFPKKTLFVNSGAEAVENAVKVARYASKRQAVIVFEGAFHGRTLLAMTLTSKVKPYKFGYGPFAPEVYRMPYAYCYRCAFGLTYPGCGLHCAHYLEDFFIDHVAAEETAAVVVEPVLGEGGFVVPPLEYFGIIHQICRKYGIALVADEVQTGICRTGKLFAMEHYGVEPDIVIMAKSLAGGLPLAAVTGRAEMMEASHVGGLGGTYGGNPISCRAALAVLDFITETDLTSRAARIGEILRSRFLDLQEKFPLIGDVRGLGAMMGIELVKDRKTKEPAPEAAKNLIKYCYEHGLILLTCGKFGNVIRTLMPLVITDDQLEEGLNIIEAGLAAVSQV